In Mycobacterium gallinarum, a single window of DNA contains:
- a CDS encoding mammalian cell entry protein → MRWIVRGIVALVAVAFVSLAAVGGGLYWQRVETRGAQAARAELGPLAQKQIPSVFTYDYKTVERNLTDASSMLTPSYRKEFEDRANAEIIPQTRARELVSQANVVGVGVLDAQRDSAAVMVYINRTVSDKTNREEPIYDGARLRVDYQKIDGKWLINYITPI, encoded by the coding sequence ATGCGCTGGATCGTGCGCGGAATCGTCGCGCTGGTGGCTGTCGCGTTCGTGAGTCTCGCCGCGGTGGGTGGCGGGTTGTACTGGCAGCGGGTGGAGACACGCGGCGCGCAAGCGGCGCGCGCTGAGCTCGGACCGCTTGCGCAGAAACAGATTCCGAGCGTGTTCACCTATGACTACAAGACCGTCGAGCGCAACCTCACCGACGCGTCCAGCATGCTCACACCCAGCTACCGCAAGGAGTTCGAGGACAGGGCGAACGCCGAAATCATTCCGCAGACCCGGGCTCGAGAACTGGTGAGTCAAGCCAACGTGGTCGGCGTCGGGGTGCTGGACGCGCAGCGGGATTCAGCGGCGGTGATGGTCTACATCAACCGGACGGTTTCGGACAAGACGAACCGCGAAGAGCCGATCTATGACGGTGCCCGACTGCGCGTCGATTACCAGAAGATCGACGGCAAGTGGCTGATCAACTACATCACTCCGATTTAA
- a CDS encoding MCE family protein, whose amino-acid sequence MYSRTTRIQLWVFAVVTVLAVGAIALLYVRVPARLGIGTYEVTANFVAGGGLYENANVTYRGVQAGRVESVRLTNDGVAARMRINSSIKIPENSTATVKSVSAVGEQYVDFVPPTDPSQALLRNGATIPKDRTAIPQDVAELLQEAESLVTSLDNTRLQDLLRETFAAFNGSGPELARLLSSARKLIDEANASWPQTSTLIDQAGPFLDAQIQSGDDIRSFSEGLARLTTEVANADPQVRDLLATAPGAAAEASETFSGIRPSFPVLAANLANFGRVGVIYHKSIEQALVIFPALQASLMTIGGQLPVSEGGKQDFKISINDPPPCTTGFLPGADIRTPGDTTIRDLPTDLYCKIPQNDPTVVRGARNYPCQEFPGKRAPTIQLCRDPAGYVPLGNNPWRGPPVPIGTPSDIMEDDTPEDGRNILPPNKFPYIPPEADPDPGYPVAPGLLPPDAPRGPGPAPHQPWPYIPPPNSGPPPPPYTAWIPPASYPNAWPPPAIPPGWATNPTNPPDIFAGPYGPPPPPPPPPAPPGLPPAAAPLAGLPDAAPSPAGTPPAAGGAAYGTYDQHTGVFVDPAGGTGVYAPGAADLRPTENWLDLMLYPKQV is encoded by the coding sequence ATGTACAGCCGAACTACACGAATTCAGTTGTGGGTCTTCGCCGTTGTGACGGTGCTGGCCGTCGGTGCGATCGCTCTGCTGTATGTGCGCGTCCCCGCTCGACTGGGCATCGGCACGTACGAGGTCACCGCGAATTTCGTGGCCGGTGGCGGACTGTACGAGAACGCCAACGTCACCTACCGCGGCGTGCAGGCAGGCCGGGTCGAGTCCGTCAGGCTGACCAATGACGGTGTCGCGGCGCGCATGCGGATCAACAGCAGCATCAAGATTCCGGAGAACTCCACCGCCACCGTCAAGAGCGTGTCGGCGGTCGGCGAGCAATACGTGGATTTCGTTCCGCCCACGGATCCCTCGCAGGCGCTGCTGCGCAACGGCGCAACCATTCCCAAGGATCGGACGGCGATCCCGCAGGACGTCGCTGAGCTGTTGCAAGAGGCCGAGAGCCTGGTGACCAGCCTTGACAACACCCGCCTCCAGGACCTGCTGCGTGAGACGTTCGCGGCGTTCAACGGCTCCGGGCCGGAGCTCGCGCGACTGCTGTCGTCGGCACGGAAGCTGATCGACGAGGCGAATGCCAGTTGGCCGCAGACCTCGACGCTGATCGATCAGGCGGGACCGTTCCTGGACGCGCAGATCCAGAGCGGCGACGACATCCGGTCGTTTTCCGAAGGCCTTGCGCGCCTCACCACTGAAGTGGCGAACGCCGACCCCCAGGTGCGTGACCTGCTCGCCACCGCGCCGGGTGCCGCCGCCGAGGCCAGTGAGACGTTCTCGGGCATCCGTCCGTCGTTCCCGGTGCTCGCCGCCAACCTGGCCAACTTCGGCCGCGTCGGCGTGATCTATCACAAGTCGATCGAACAGGCGCTGGTCATATTCCCCGCTTTGCAGGCGTCGCTGATGACGATCGGTGGCCAGCTTCCGGTGAGCGAAGGCGGTAAGCAGGACTTCAAGATTTCGATCAACGACCCGCCGCCGTGCACCACCGGCTTCCTTCCGGGCGCCGACATCCGCACACCCGGTGACACGACCATCCGCGATCTGCCGACGGACTTGTACTGCAAGATCCCGCAGAATGATCCGACCGTGGTGCGTGGTGCGAGGAACTACCCGTGCCAGGAGTTCCCCGGTAAGCGGGCCCCGACGATCCAGTTGTGCCGCGACCCGGCCGGCTATGTGCCACTGGGCAACAACCCATGGCGCGGTCCGCCCGTGCCCATCGGCACGCCGTCGGACATCATGGAGGATGACACGCCCGAGGATGGGCGAAATATCCTGCCGCCCAACAAGTTCCCGTATATCCCGCCGGAAGCTGATCCGGATCCGGGATATCCCGTCGCGCCCGGCCTGCTGCCGCCTGACGCGCCCAGGGGTCCAGGACCGGCGCCGCATCAGCCGTGGCCGTACATTCCGCCGCCGAATTCGGGACCGCCGCCACCGCCGTACACGGCGTGGATTCCGCCGGCGTCGTATCCGAATGCGTGGCCGCCGCCGGCGATCCCGCCGGGCTGGGCGACCAATCCGACCAATCCGCCGGACATCTTCGCCGGGCCCTATGGTCCACCGCCACCGCCACCGCCACCGCCGGCGCCGCCGGGACTGCCACCTGCGGCTGCGCCGCTCGCGGGACTGCCAGACGCAGCGCCGTCACCTGCGGGAACGCCACCTGCGGCCGGTGGGGCCGCCTACGGGACGTACGATCAGCACACAGGAGTCTTCGTTGACCCGGCCGGCGGTACGGGGGTGTACGCGCCCGGTGCCGCTGATCTGCGGCCAACTGAGAACTGGCTTGATCTGATGCTGTATCCGAAGCAGGTGTAA
- a CDS encoding MCE family protein — protein MRRKAGRAATRTLAIGSGAVLLAGCQFGGLNSLDMPGTAGHGKGSFSITVEVPDVATLPQNSPVLVDDVTVGSVSGIEAVQRPDGSFYAAVKLSLNENVKLPENSTVRVGQTSLLGSQHIALAAPADQPPVGQLREGARLPLSDGSRAPTTEEVLSALGTVVNKGNLGALQDITQELYNAVAGREGQFAGLIPRLAELASSLNRQTDDIIATAEGLNRFAGVLARSKDDLGRALDTLPGALRVLNENRGHIVDAFAGLQRLGTVASRILSQTSEDFTQDMIAVYAMIKPINDNRADLVSSLDSLATFPFPGKNLPKVARGDYLNVFSTFDLTIRRLGETIFTTSFFDPNMKRLAEVVSPPEFLTGEMANLSGQAADPFSIPAGTASGQEVPAE, from the coding sequence GTGCGCCGCAAAGCGGGTCGCGCGGCCACCCGGACGCTGGCCATCGGCTCCGGCGCAGTGCTGCTTGCCGGCTGCCAGTTCGGTGGGCTCAACTCGCTCGACATGCCCGGCACCGCCGGGCACGGCAAGGGCTCCTTCTCCATCACGGTGGAAGTGCCCGACGTGGCGACGCTGCCGCAGAACTCGCCGGTGCTGGTGGACGACGTCACGGTCGGCAGCGTCTCTGGAATCGAGGCTGTTCAGCGTCCGGATGGCAGCTTCTACGCGGCGGTGAAACTGTCGTTGAACGAAAACGTCAAGTTGCCGGAGAACTCGACCGTGCGCGTCGGGCAGACGTCCCTGTTGGGCTCGCAGCACATCGCGCTGGCGGCTCCGGCAGACCAACCGCCGGTTGGCCAACTGCGTGAGGGCGCTCGGCTTCCGCTGAGTGACGGCAGTCGCGCTCCGACGACCGAGGAAGTGCTCTCCGCGTTGGGTACGGTCGTCAACAAGGGCAATCTCGGTGCGCTGCAAGACATCACGCAGGAGCTCTACAACGCGGTGGCCGGCCGTGAAGGGCAGTTCGCCGGTCTGATCCCGCGGCTCGCCGAACTGGCCTCATCGTTGAATCGTCAGACCGACGACATCATCGCGACAGCCGAGGGCCTGAACCGATTCGCCGGTGTCCTCGCGCGTAGCAAGGATGATCTGGGTCGGGCGCTGGATACATTGCCGGGAGCGCTGCGGGTGCTGAACGAGAACCGTGGTCACATCGTCGACGCGTTCGCCGGGCTGCAGCGCCTCGGCACGGTGGCGTCGCGCATTCTGTCCCAAACCTCGGAAGACTTCACGCAGGACATGATCGCCGTTTACGCGATGATCAAGCCGATCAACGACAATCGCGCGGATCTCGTGTCCAGCCTCGACAGCCTGGCGACGTTCCCGTTCCCCGGCAAGAACCTGCCCAAGGTTGCGAGAGGCGACTATTTGAACGTCTTCTCGACCTTCGATCTGACGATCCGGCGTCTCGGCGAGACCATCTTCACGACGTCGTTCTTCGACCCGAACATGAAGCGCCTCGCCGAAGTGGTGAGCCCGCCGGAATTCCTCACCGGGGAGATGGCCAACTTGTCAGGACAGGCCGCTGACCCGTTCAGTATCCCGGCAGGCACCGCGTCGGGCCAGGAGGTGCCAGCGGAGTAA
- a CDS encoding mammalian cell entry protein → MTSTPTPPGKPVRRRASRPAGPTTGKAPEVTAVSVPTADAVSATTARKVVKPVVPPSRRSAPSRLVTIVALACGLVATAIVGAAVAVLIVQENNAEEAQARDQRFVDTATQVVVNMFSFKPDSIDDSVDQFYNSTSGPLRDMFSQNNNVDNLKAIFRQTGGSSETVINGAALESFDDVSNNATVLVSARVTASDMNGNNRPSQPYRLRIVVHEDDDGRMTAYDLNYPNGGN, encoded by the coding sequence ATGACGTCCACCCCGACACCTCCGGGGAAGCCCGTGCGCCGGCGCGCTTCCAGGCCGGCAGGTCCGACCACCGGCAAGGCCCCCGAGGTCACCGCAGTAAGCGTTCCGACGGCTGATGCGGTCAGCGCGACGACCGCTCGCAAGGTCGTCAAGCCCGTGGTCCCGCCGTCGCGCCGGTCGGCGCCCAGCCGACTCGTCACGATCGTGGCGCTGGCCTGTGGGCTTGTCGCGACCGCCATTGTGGGCGCCGCGGTGGCGGTGTTGATCGTCCAGGAGAACAACGCCGAGGAAGCGCAGGCGCGCGACCAGCGGTTTGTCGACACCGCGACGCAGGTCGTGGTGAACATGTTCAGCTTCAAGCCGGACAGCATCGACGACAGCGTCGACCAGTTCTACAACAGCACCAGCGGCCCGCTGCGCGACATGTTCAGCCAGAACAACAATGTCGACAATCTCAAGGCGATCTTCCGGCAGACCGGCGGCAGTTCCGAGACGGTGATCAACGGCGCCGCGCTGGAGAGCTTCGACGATGTCAGCAACAACGCAACGGTGTTGGTCTCGGCGAGGGTTACCGCCAGCGACATGAACGGGAACAACAGGCCGTCGCAGCCGTACCGGCTGCGCATCGTCGTGCACGAGGACGACGACGGGCGGATGACGGCCTACGACCTCAACTACCCCAATGGCGGTAACTGA
- a CDS encoding virulence factor Mce family protein, which yields MSRLVRLGIVGALVVALIGGLYVIWPRVTTYKVVGYFASAAGVYPGDEVRVVGVPVGKIESITPQADAVKITMRVNNDVKIPADARAVIMSPNIVAARFVQLTPVYKGGAEMQDGATIELNRTAVPVEWDDVKTELTRLSQQLGPSAGQVQGPLSEFVNQAADTFDGNGDSFRNALRELSQTAGRLGDSSTDLFGTIKNLQILVDALSKSNEQIVQFSGHLASVSQVLADSTVGLDSTLGSLNQALSDVRGFLDENNETVVNSITRLTDFTSILTNQTDDVEQILHVLPNALANFYNIYNPAQGTANGLLGLPEFQNPVEFICGNFDGAGTPDYDKRSEICRQRMAPVLKRLAMNFPPFMAHGINTITAYKGQVIYDTPATEAKAKTYIPYLEWIPADGRFPPRQGDPGDPSALLLPQPAAPGPPPPAQPYTLGPVILPPGPAPAPGPVPGAPLAPIPPGPLPAEAGGVPHGGGQ from the coding sequence CCGGCTCGTGCGTCTCGGAATCGTCGGCGCCCTGGTGGTGGCGCTGATCGGTGGGCTCTACGTGATCTGGCCGCGCGTCACCACGTACAAGGTTGTCGGCTACTTTGCTTCCGCTGCGGGCGTGTACCCGGGCGACGAAGTACGCGTCGTCGGCGTTCCGGTCGGCAAGATCGAATCGATCACGCCCCAGGCCGACGCCGTCAAGATCACCATGCGGGTCAACAACGACGTCAAGATCCCTGCCGATGCCCGCGCAGTGATCATGTCACCGAATATCGTTGCCGCCCGGTTCGTTCAGCTCACACCGGTCTACAAGGGCGGCGCAGAGATGCAGGACGGTGCCACCATCGAGTTGAACCGCACCGCCGTGCCGGTGGAGTGGGACGACGTCAAGACCGAGCTGACGAGGCTGAGCCAGCAGCTCGGGCCGTCGGCGGGCCAGGTTCAGGGACCGTTGAGCGAGTTCGTCAATCAGGCCGCCGATACGTTCGACGGCAATGGGGATTCGTTCCGGAACGCCCTGCGCGAACTGTCACAGACTGCGGGACGGCTGGGTGACTCGAGCACCGACCTGTTCGGCACGATCAAGAACCTCCAGATCCTCGTCGACGCGCTGTCGAAGAGCAACGAGCAAATCGTCCAATTCAGTGGGCATTTGGCGTCGGTCTCTCAGGTCCTGGCCGACAGCACGGTGGGACTCGACAGCACGCTGGGAAGCCTCAACCAGGCCCTGTCGGACGTCCGCGGCTTCCTCGACGAGAACAACGAGACAGTGGTCAACAGCATCACCAGGCTGACCGACTTCACCAGCATCCTCACGAACCAAACCGACGACGTCGAGCAGATCCTGCACGTCCTACCGAACGCGTTGGCGAACTTCTACAACATCTACAACCCGGCCCAGGGCACCGCCAACGGCCTGCTGGGCCTGCCGGAGTTCCAGAACCCGGTGGAGTTCATCTGCGGCAACTTCGACGGCGCGGGAACGCCCGACTACGACAAGCGATCCGAAATCTGCCGCCAGCGCATGGCTCCGGTGCTGAAGCGTCTCGCGATGAACTTCCCACCCTTCATGGCGCACGGAATCAACACGATCACCGCCTACAAGGGTCAGGTCATCTACGACACCCCGGCAACCGAGGCCAAGGCGAAGACCTACATCCCGTATCTGGAGTGGATCCCGGCCGACGGGCGGTTCCCGCCGCGGCAGGGTGATCCAGGAGATCCCAGCGCGTTGCTGCTTCCGCAGCCCGCGGCGCCGGGACCGCCGCCGCCCGCGCAGCCGTACACGCTCGGTCCGGTCATACTCCCGCCGGGTCCCGCGCCCGCGCCCGGTCCGGTTCCGGGTGCGCCGCTCGCGCCGATTCCGCCCGGTCCGCTTCCCGCCGAGGCCGGCGGCGTCCCGCATGGAGGTGGACAGTGA